The Porites lutea chromosome 11, jaPorLute2.1, whole genome shotgun sequence genome includes a region encoding these proteins:
- the LOC140951949 gene encoding solute carrier family 13 member 1-like, which produces MQETGRGNQCPSLVPHASCCHLLFIHFHVARRYSTNAIVFADGHLKVKDMAKAGIVMNLLAVTVLIICVSTYVVPMFNLKTFPDWAGNAGKAGGGSGTSSNVTLVCHNVTTAIANLTSS; this is translated from the exons ATGCAAGAAACAG GGAGAGGAAATCAATGTCCATCCTTGGTACCTCATGCTTCCTGCTGCCATCTCTTGTTCATTCACTTTCATGTTGCGCGTCGCTACTCCACAAATGCAATTGTATTTGCTGATGGACACCTCAAAGTCAAGGACATG GCAAAAGCTGGTATTGTAATGAATCTCCTAGCCGTGACGGTGCTGATAATTTGTGTCAGTACCTATGTGGTCCCTATGTTCAACTTAAAAACTTTTCCAGACTGGGCTGGAAATGCTGGAAAAGCAGGAGGAGGCTCTGGCACCAGCTCTAATGTCACGCTTGTATGTCACAATGTGACAACTGCAATCGCTAACCTCACCTCATCATAG